The following proteins are co-located in the Oncorhynchus clarkii lewisi isolate Uvic-CL-2024 chromosome 30, UVic_Ocla_1.0, whole genome shotgun sequence genome:
- the LOC139389677 gene encoding glycolipid transfer protein isoform X1 — protein MALLMEHQFKQLPADKQVETRSFLESVSYLPPFFDCLGSTVFAPIKADIVGNITTIKAVFDSNPSRFKTLQKILEAEKELHGADWPKVGATLALMWLKRGLRFIQVLLQSLVDGEKDENNPDLIRVNCTKAYELALKKYHGWLVQKLFKAAVFAAPYKADFLKALSKGRKVKEEDCLDKIRQFLVNFTAANDAIYEMYTKMNAELEYTV, from the exons atggctcttcttatggagcACCAATTTAAACAGCTTCCAGCCGATAAACAAGTGGAAACTAGATCATTCTTGGAGTCGGTGTCATATCTTCCGCCATTCTTTG ACTGCCTTGGCTCTACTGTTTTTGCTCCAATTAAAGCAGACATTGTAGGGAACATCACG ACAATCAAAGCAGTTTTTGACAGCAACCCTAGCAGGTTCAAGACCCTCCAAAAAATCCTGGAGGCAGAGAAGGAGCTGCATGGAGCAGACTGGCCCAAAGTGGGAGCCACCCTGGCACTTATGTGGCTAAAGAG GGGACTCCGATTCATCCAGGTCCTGCTGCAGAGTCTGGTGGATGGGGAGAAGGATGAAAACAACCCCGACCTCATCCGTGTAAATTGCACCAAAGCTTATGAGTTGGCCCTGAAGAAGTACCATGGCTGGCTGGTGCAGAAGCTCTTCAAG GCAGCTGTGTTCGCAGCTCCCTACAAGGCAGATTTCCTGAAGGCACTGTCCAAGGGGCGGAAGGTCAAGGAAGAGGACTGCCTGGACAAAATCCGACAGTTTCTAGTCAACTTTACTGCTgctaatgatgccatctatgaGATGTACACCAAGATGAATGCCGAGCTAGAGTACACCGTGTGA
- the LOC139389677 gene encoding glycolipid transfer protein isoform X2, with protein MVFLRLSTDCLGSTVFAPIKADIVGNITTIKAVFDSNPSRFKTLQKILEAEKELHGADWPKVGATLALMWLKRGLRFIQVLLQSLVDGEKDENNPDLIRVNCTKAYELALKKYHGWLVQKLFKAAVFAAPYKADFLKALSKGRKVKEEDCLDKIRQFLVNFTAANDAIYEMYTKMNAELEYTV; from the exons ATGGTATTTTTACGTCTCTCGACAGACTGCCTTGGCTCTACTGTTTTTGCTCCAATTAAAGCAGACATTGTAGGGAACATCACG ACAATCAAAGCAGTTTTTGACAGCAACCCTAGCAGGTTCAAGACCCTCCAAAAAATCCTGGAGGCAGAGAAGGAGCTGCATGGAGCAGACTGGCCCAAAGTGGGAGCCACCCTGGCACTTATGTGGCTAAAGAG GGGACTCCGATTCATCCAGGTCCTGCTGCAGAGTCTGGTGGATGGGGAGAAGGATGAAAACAACCCCGACCTCATCCGTGTAAATTGCACCAAAGCTTATGAGTTGGCCCTGAAGAAGTACCATGGCTGGCTGGTGCAGAAGCTCTTCAAG GCAGCTGTGTTCGCAGCTCCCTACAAGGCAGATTTCCTGAAGGCACTGTCCAAGGGGCGGAAGGTCAAGGAAGAGGACTGCCTGGACAAAATCCGACAGTTTCTAGTCAACTTTACTGCTgctaatgatgccatctatgaGATGTACACCAAGATGAATGCCGAGCTAGAGTACACCGTGTGA